The following proteins are co-located in the Haloarcula rubripromontorii genome:
- the hemC gene encoding hydroxymethylbilane synthase has product MTTRGETLQLATRGSDLALRQAATVRDSLSSRRLAVELVEVETTGDQIRDELIHRLGKTGAFVRSLDEKVLAGELDAAVHSMKDMPTERPERLVVAAVPERAAAEDVLVTPDGRSLDELPDGATVGTSSLRRKAQLLAERDDLTVEPLRGNVDTRLAKLLAPSLQQEHQERHEAEQERKGNAGDPDTDEDEEHPYDRTVEEWFDDLTEFERRAMERDPDIEYDAIVLAKAGLHRAGLTRYVGMSDLDPERFVPAPGQGALAVTAVDGDLALDIKDRLDDPQTRVETTVERTILEELGGGCVAPIGVHAHLEGGVVHTRVRVLSQDGTEEVSVGRDIPAEYHIDAAQDLAAELADQGADDLIAEAKRDSTAADDDASTAREDDEE; this is encoded by the coding sequence ATGACAACACGCGGGGAGACACTGCAACTGGCGACGCGGGGCTCTGACCTCGCGTTGCGCCAGGCGGCGACGGTTCGGGATTCGCTGAGCAGTCGCCGACTGGCGGTCGAACTCGTCGAGGTGGAGACGACGGGCGACCAAATACGGGACGAACTCATTCACCGACTGGGGAAAACCGGCGCGTTCGTACGCAGCCTCGACGAGAAGGTGCTTGCGGGCGAACTCGACGCGGCGGTCCACTCGATGAAGGACATGCCGACCGAACGGCCCGAGCGCCTCGTCGTCGCGGCGGTCCCCGAGCGGGCCGCCGCCGAGGACGTGCTGGTGACGCCCGACGGCCGCTCGCTCGATGAACTGCCGGACGGCGCGACTGTCGGCACGTCGAGCCTGCGACGCAAGGCGCAACTGCTCGCCGAGCGCGACGACCTCACCGTGGAACCGCTCCGGGGTAACGTCGACACGCGTCTCGCGAAACTACTGGCCCCGTCGCTCCAGCAGGAACATCAGGAGCGCCACGAGGCCGAACAGGAGCGGAAGGGCAACGCCGGCGACCCCGACACCGACGAAGACGAAGAACACCCCTACGACCGCACGGTCGAGGAGTGGTTCGACGACCTCACAGAGTTCGAACGGCGAGCGATGGAGCGGGACCCGGATATCGAGTACGACGCCATCGTGCTGGCGAAGGCGGGGCTTCACCGGGCCGGCCTCACGCGCTACGTCGGGATGTCCGACCTCGACCCCGAGCGGTTCGTGCCGGCTCCGGGCCAGGGCGCGCTGGCGGTAACCGCCGTCGACGGCGACCTCGCGCTGGATATCAAAGACCGACTCGACGACCCCCAGACCCGCGTCGAGACGACCGTCGAGCGGACGATTCTCGAAGAACTCGGCGGCGGCTGTGTCGCACCCATCGGCGTCCACGCCCACCTCGAAGGGGGAGTCGTCCACACGCGGGTGCGCGTCCTCTCACAGGACGGCACGGAGGAGGTCTCCGTCGGCCGTGACATCCCGGCTGAGTACCATATCGACGCGGCACAGGATCTCGCAGCGGAACTCGCCGACCAGGGCGCGGACGACCTCATCGCCGAGGCCAAGCGGGACTCGACGGCCGCGGACGATGACGCTTCAACGGCGCGGGAGGACGACGAGGAATGA
- a CDS encoding DUF120 domain-containing protein, translating to MAESTGQGVGRDELATLKLLALDGALDESTKVSCADLAERLDASNQTASRRLQRLEDAGLLARNIVSDGQEVELTGDGERRLQSEYADYRRIFEADASVDLTGVVTSGMGEGRHYITLPGYMEQFIERLGYEPFAGTLNLELTAESVRKRARMSAIEPVTIEGWEDDERTYGPAYCYPASIEGGDGEYEPAHVIAPERTHHGEEQLEVIAPEKLREVLELADGDEVIVHVSE from the coding sequence ATGGCTGAATCAACGGGACAGGGCGTCGGTCGGGACGAGCTGGCGACGCTGAAACTGCTCGCCCTCGACGGTGCGCTCGATGAGTCGACGAAAGTGTCCTGTGCCGATCTCGCCGAACGGCTGGACGCCTCGAACCAGACCGCCTCGCGGCGGCTCCAGCGGCTCGAAGACGCCGGGCTGCTGGCCCGAAACATCGTCAGCGACGGCCAGGAGGTCGAGCTGACCGGGGACGGCGAACGACGCCTCCAGTCAGAGTACGCTGACTACCGGCGCATTTTCGAAGCCGACGCCAGCGTCGACCTGACCGGCGTCGTCACCTCGGGGATGGGAGAGGGTCGCCACTACATCACGCTGCCGGGCTACATGGAGCAGTTCATCGAGCGGCTGGGGTACGAGCCGTTCGCGGGCACGCTCAACCTCGAACTCACGGCCGAGAGCGTCCGCAAGCGGGCGCGGATGAGCGCTATCGAGCCGGTCACCATCGAGGGCTGGGAGGACGACGAGCGGACGTACGGCCCGGCGTACTGCTACCCCGCCTCGATAGAGGGCGGCGACGGCGAGTACGAGCCAGCCCACGTTATCGCGCCCGAGCGGACCCACCACGGCGAGGAACAACTCGAAGTGATTGCGCCCGAAAAGCTCCGCGAGGTGCTGGAACTGGCCGACGGGGACGAGGTGATCGTGCATGTCTCGGAGTGA
- a CDS encoding FmdB family zinc ribbon protein, whose translation MGVIDTVSELFGSGEQHYRFRCDDCGTEFAQRVATVEDLTCPDCGAETVRPAEAA comes from the coding sequence ATGGGTGTGATTGACACAGTCTCCGAGCTGTTCGGCTCCGGAGAACAGCACTACCGATTCCGCTGTGACGACTGCGGGACCGAGTTTGCCCAGCGCGTAGCGACGGTCGAGGACCTGACCTGCCCGGACTGTGGCGCTGAAACAGTGCGGCCGGCCGAGGCGGCGTGA
- a CDS encoding branched-chain amino acid transaminase, with amino-acid sequence MSDRPEMFEGTDRIWMDGEFVDFEDAQTHVLTHALHYGTGVFEGVRCYDTEQGPAIFRWEEHLDRLYKSAKPYDLDIEFSKAELTEATTELIETEGFESCYIRPIVYYGFDSLGVSPKDCPTKTTIAAWPWGAYLGEEALEEGVDVMVSSWRKHASSQIPTNIKTTGLYVNSMLAGEEARRNGYTEAIVLNKEGNVAEGPGENIFMVRDGEIYTPGLAESILEGITRNTAITLAEEMGYTVHEEATISRGELYTADELFFTGTAAEVTPIRSVDDNEIGEGTKGPVTDEIQSAFFDVIESGDREEWFHYV; translated from the coding sequence ATGAGCGACCGTCCGGAGATGTTCGAGGGGACTGACCGTATCTGGATGGACGGCGAGTTCGTCGACTTCGAGGACGCACAGACCCACGTTCTCACGCACGCGCTGCACTACGGGACCGGCGTTTTCGAGGGGGTCCGCTGTTACGACACTGAACAGGGGCCGGCCATCTTCCGCTGGGAGGAACACCTCGACCGCCTGTACAAGTCCGCAAAGCCCTACGACCTCGACATCGAGTTCAGCAAGGCGGAACTCACAGAGGCGACGACCGAACTCATCGAGACGGAAGGGTTCGAGTCGTGTTACATCCGCCCCATCGTCTACTACGGCTTCGATTCACTCGGTGTGAGCCCGAAGGACTGCCCGACGAAGACAACTATCGCAGCGTGGCCGTGGGGCGCGTATCTGGGCGAGGAAGCGCTGGAAGAGGGGGTCGACGTGATGGTGTCGTCCTGGCGCAAGCACGCCTCCAGCCAGATCCCGACCAACATCAAGACGACCGGCCTGTACGTCAACAGTATGCTCGCCGGTGAGGAAGCCCGGCGGAACGGCTACACTGAGGCCATCGTCCTGAACAAGGAGGGCAACGTCGCCGAAGGACCGGGCGAGAACATCTTCATGGTCCGGGACGGCGAAATCTACACCCCCGGATTGGCCGAGAGCATCCTCGAGGGAATCACCCGCAACACCGCAATCACGCTCGCCGAGGAGATGGGTTACACCGTCCACGAGGAAGCGACCATCTCGCGTGGCGAACTGTACACCGCGGATGAACTGTTCTTCACCGGCACGGCCGCGGAGGTCACGCCGATCCGGAGCGTCGACGACAACGAGATCGGCGAAGGGACGAAAGGGCCGGTCACCGACGAGATCCAGTCGGCCTTCTTCGACGTCATCGAGAGCGGCGACCGCGAAGAGTGGTTCCACTACGTCTGA
- a CDS encoding peroxidase-related enzyme (This protein belongs to a clade of uncharacterized proteins related to peroxidases such as the alkylhydroperoxidase AhpD.) — MADADTVMGRFDTPEIDDLPEDLQDRIEEETDRAGFTPNIFPAMAYRPSHFRAFFAYHDALVEETELEREEVEMIIVAVSGVNDCLYCIVAHGALLRIYADAPKLAEQVAANHRTADINETHKAMLDFAVKLTESPARIEDTDLERLAEHGYSRRAIWDIGSVAAFFNLSNRLAQLADIRPNDEFYNLGR, encoded by the coding sequence ATGGCAGACGCCGACACAGTGATGGGACGGTTCGATACCCCTGAGATCGACGACCTCCCCGAAGACCTGCAGGACCGCATCGAAGAGGAGACCGACCGCGCCGGCTTCACGCCGAACATCTTCCCAGCGATGGCGTACCGCCCCTCGCATTTCCGGGCCTTTTTTGCGTACCACGACGCGCTGGTCGAGGAGACTGAACTGGAGCGCGAGGAAGTCGAGATGATAATCGTCGCCGTTAGCGGCGTCAACGACTGCCTCTACTGTATCGTCGCCCACGGTGCGCTCCTGCGGATTTACGCCGACGCGCCCAAGCTCGCCGAACAGGTCGCCGCGAACCACCGGACAGCGGACATCAATGAGACCCACAAGGCGATGCTCGATTTCGCAGTGAAGCTAACCGAATCACCCGCCCGTATTGAGGACACGGACCTCGAACGGCTGGCGGAACACGGCTACAGCCGCCGCGCCATCTGGGACATCGGCAGCGTCGCCGCCTTCTTCAACCTCTCGAACCGCCTCGCACAGCTCGCCGACATCCGCCCGAACGACGAGTTCTACAACCTGGGCCGCTGA
- a CDS encoding CDP-2,3-bis-(O-geranylgeranyl)-sn-glycerol synthase yields METVDTVVWALWAMLPAYIPNNAAVLAGGGRPIDSGRTWGGRRILGDGKTWRGTLIGTAAGTLLALGLTQSAPAVGAALGTDLPTFPLRAGLGLAFGAMLGDIGASFLKRRTGRERGAAFPGLDQLDFVVGALLCGFVAAPSWFTATFTLPVLVVVLVATPVLHVVTNGIAYLLGLKNEPW; encoded by the coding sequence ATGGAGACGGTCGACACGGTCGTCTGGGCGCTGTGGGCGATGTTGCCGGCGTACATCCCGAACAACGCCGCAGTACTCGCCGGTGGCGGCAGACCGATAGACAGTGGCCGAACGTGGGGTGGGCGGCGGATATTAGGCGACGGCAAGACCTGGCGTGGGACACTCATCGGCACCGCTGCTGGGACGCTTCTCGCGCTCGGATTGACCCAGTCCGCACCCGCCGTGGGTGCCGCACTGGGAACCGATCTCCCGACGTTTCCGCTCCGTGCGGGGCTCGGTCTCGCCTTCGGGGCGATGCTCGGGGACATCGGCGCGTCCTTTCTCAAGCGCCGGACCGGCCGCGAGCGCGGGGCGGCGTTCCCCGGGCTTGACCAGCTGGATTTCGTCGTCGGGGCGTTGCTCTGTGGATTCGTGGCCGCGCCGTCGTGGTTCACCGCGACGTTCACGCTCCCGGTGTTAGTCGTCGTCCTCGTCGCGACGCCGGTACTCCACGTCGTCACGAACGGTATCGCCTACTTGCTCGGGCTGAAAAACGAGCCGTGGTAG
- a CDS encoding twin-arginine translocation signal domain-containing protein produces the protein MSEDGSRDDSLSIDRRNALKMLGTAGVAVAGTGLGSVAFSGNSAAATVDIGATNPSSVTNDRGDLSKVTIDPTFRVEWENLDTAVGKVFYVIEGRTRDNGNWSDWSPVFRSTPWLTPGSLQGADASKPGTTGYLEFSDPLSAIMNRSSASRDNDNPSPGFGSTGKAEDPRPLPRPIEVVNELGRPDYENADYSDINGVDASSYLAGNSMGGANSAYSNLDSGELSRTEGGAVEYGDSSLDDNGGTLPLVNNFPGAESGYYGAAGDTSRFDVDEDGASDTDTVEIRYTFALQTLTESDIPYFTGSDFDDNYSTVETAIREDSWLENVRPEDVNTGNSELVMDGTDGYPSITNNGANSAASNVYDAYQAIADSHPAVISTTAQFTVTVMNEAGDSGVTGDTSAGASGGGQ, from the coding sequence ATGTCAGAAGACGGTTCAAGAGACGATAGTCTCTCGATTGACAGGCGAAACGCTCTGAAAATGCTTGGAACGGCTGGTGTCGCAGTGGCCGGAACGGGACTCGGGTCGGTTGCGTTCTCTGGTAACAGTGCAGCGGCGACAGTCGACATCGGCGCGACGAACCCGAGCAGCGTCACAAACGACCGGGGTGACTTGAGTAAGGTCACCATTGACCCGACGTTCCGGGTGGAGTGGGAAAATCTGGACACAGCTGTCGGGAAGGTGTTCTATGTTATCGAAGGTCGAACCCGAGACAACGGCAACTGGAGCGACTGGTCGCCGGTGTTCCGTTCGACGCCGTGGCTGACGCCGGGGTCGCTTCAGGGTGCGGACGCGTCGAAACCAGGAACCACCGGCTATCTCGAGTTTTCGGACCCACTGTCCGCGATTATGAACCGGTCGTCGGCGAGCCGAGACAACGACAATCCCAGTCCCGGCTTCGGATCGACCGGGAAGGCAGAGGATCCACGGCCGCTGCCCCGCCCCATCGAGGTCGTCAACGAACTCGGTCGCCCCGACTACGAGAACGCGGACTACTCCGACATCAACGGCGTCGACGCATCGTCGTACTTGGCTGGGAACTCAATGGGCGGCGCGAATAGTGCATATTCGAACCTTGATAGCGGCGAACTCTCCCGGACAGAGGGTGGAGCTGTCGAATACGGCGACTCGTCTCTGGATGACAACGGCGGGACGCTCCCGCTGGTCAACAACTTCCCCGGCGCTGAGAGCGGCTACTACGGCGCGGCCGGCGACACGTCCCGGTTCGATGTCGACGAGGACGGTGCTTCAGACACCGATACTGTCGAAATCAGGTACACGTTCGCGCTCCAGACACTGACCGAGAGTGATATTCCGTACTTCACTGGGAGCGACTTTGACGATAACTACAGCACGGTGGAGACGGCTATCAGGGAGGATTCGTGGCTCGAAAACGTCCGTCCGGAAGACGTCAACACGGGCAACTCCGAACTGGTGATGGACGGCACCGACGGCTATCCCTCGATAACGAACAACGGCGCAAACTCAGCCGCGTCGAATGTCTACGACGCGTACCAGGCGATTGCCGACTCACACCCGGCCGTTATCAGCACCACCGCACAGTTCACTGTCACCGTGATGAACGAGGCCGGTGACAGCGGTGTCACCGGGGATACTAGTGCGGGCGCAAGCGGCGGTGGACAGTAA
- the twy1 gene encoding 4-demethylwyosine synthase TYW1 — protein sequence MSDADGGPKQVSDPAYHSENHTAAQTCGWTKNALRGEGKCYKYIFYGIESHRCIQMTPVVKCNERCVFCWRDHAGHAYELGDVEWDDPAAVADASVELQRKLLSGFGGNDEVPREVFEQAMEPRHVAISLDGEPTLYPHLPELIEEFHDRDITTFLVSNGTNTEMLERCDPTQLYVSVDAADRQTFDSTVQAMEDDAWDSLIDTLDVLAEKDDTRTVIRTTLVKGHNMHHPEWYAAMCDRADADFVEMKAYMHVGHSRGRLDRDSMPDHSEVREFTREMSEYLPDHDVLKEVEDSRVAMLAEDENTWVPKLEKSSEFWERDALVEY from the coding sequence ATGAGTGACGCCGACGGCGGTCCGAAACAGGTCTCGGACCCGGCCTACCACAGCGAGAACCACACGGCCGCCCAGACCTGCGGCTGGACGAAAAACGCCCTGCGCGGGGAGGGGAAGTGCTACAAGTACATTTTCTACGGTATCGAGTCCCACCGCTGCATCCAGATGACGCCAGTGGTGAAATGCAACGAACGGTGCGTGTTCTGCTGGCGCGACCACGCCGGCCACGCCTATGAACTCGGCGACGTGGAGTGGGACGACCCCGCGGCGGTCGCCGACGCCTCCGTGGAACTCCAGCGGAAACTGCTGTCGGGCTTTGGCGGCAACGACGAAGTCCCGCGCGAGGTGTTCGAACAGGCAATGGAACCGCGCCACGTCGCCATTTCACTGGACGGCGAACCGACGCTGTATCCCCACCTGCCGGAACTCATCGAGGAGTTCCACGACCGCGACATCACCACGTTCCTCGTCTCCAACGGGACCAACACGGAGATGCTGGAGCGGTGTGACCCGACCCAGCTGTACGTCTCCGTCGACGCCGCCGACCGCCAGACGTTCGATTCGACGGTGCAGGCGATGGAAGACGACGCCTGGGACTCGCTCATCGACACGCTGGACGTGCTGGCCGAGAAAGACGACACCCGAACCGTCATCCGGACGACGCTGGTCAAGGGCCACAACATGCACCACCCTGAGTGGTACGCGGCGATGTGTGACCGCGCCGACGCGGACTTCGTCGAGATGAAGGCGTACATGCACGTCGGCCATTCGCGGGGCCGTCTCGACCGCGACTCGATGCCCGACCACAGCGAGGTCCGGGAGTTCACGCGAGAGATGAGTGAGTACCTCCCTGACCACGACGTGCTGAAGGAGGTCGAAGACTCCCGCGTGGCGATGCTCGCCGAGGATGAGAACACGTGGGTCCCGAAACTGGAGAAATCGAGCGAGTTCTGGGAGCGGGACGCGCTCGTGGAGTACTGA
- the ribB gene encoding 3,4-dihydroxy-2-butanone-4-phosphate synthase has protein sequence MSRSEETAVEADSVADAVAAFARGEPVLIHDAADREGETDLVYPAGAVTPEAVARMRNDAGGLVCVALSDRVADALELPFMQDVLDHPTAADHDLAYDERSSFSLTVNHRDTFTGITDDDRSLTIQELAAAATDPDPEAFSEAFRSPGHVHLLRAAPDGLSDREGHTELALALAAAADQPEAAVVCEMLDDETGAALPPAAARAYADREGLVYVEGASLLERFE, from the coding sequence ATGTCTCGGAGTGAGGAAACCGCCGTCGAGGCCGACAGCGTGGCCGACGCCGTCGCCGCCTTCGCCCGCGGCGAGCCGGTGCTGATCCACGACGCCGCCGACCGCGAGGGCGAGACGGACCTCGTCTACCCGGCCGGGGCCGTCACCCCCGAGGCCGTCGCCCGGATGCGTAACGACGCCGGCGGCCTCGTCTGTGTTGCACTCTCCGACCGGGTCGCCGACGCGCTGGAACTGCCCTTCATGCAGGACGTGCTGGACCACCCCACCGCGGCCGACCACGACCTCGCCTACGACGAGCGCTCCTCCTTTTCGCTGACGGTGAACCACCGCGACACCTTCACTGGCATCACCGACGACGACCGCTCGCTGACGATTCAGGAACTGGCCGCCGCTGCGACGGACCCCGACCCCGAGGCATTCAGCGAGGCATTCCGGTCGCCGGGCCACGTCCACCTCCTCCGTGCGGCCCCGGACGGCCTTTCTGACCGCGAAGGCCACACCGAACTCGCGCTCGCGCTCGCGGCCGCGGCCGACCAGCCCGAGGCCGCCGTCGTCTGTGAGATGCTGGACGACGAGACCGGCGCGGCGCTGCCCCCGGCGGCCGCGCGGGCCTACGCCGACCGGGAGGGGCTGGTCTACGTCGAAGGTGCCAGCCTGTTAGAGCGGTTCGAATAA
- a CDS encoding DUF6789 family protein: MSTTTETTQTYDLGTGNWKAGVLGGVAGGAVMGALILAMNPPTLAVAIPSLYGLAPPPSPAAGLVVHLSHGAVLGVLFAGLASALNLDTSGKLLGLGVGWGVVTWAVFAALVMPVWLSVVGSPASPPFPNFAPPSLLWHVVYGAVLAVVYAVTADRL; encoded by the coding sequence ATGTCAACGACGACAGAAACGACGCAAACGTACGATCTCGGTACCGGAAACTGGAAAGCCGGCGTGCTCGGCGGCGTCGCCGGGGGCGCTGTCATGGGGGCGCTGATACTGGCGATGAACCCGCCGACACTGGCCGTCGCCATCCCGTCGCTGTACGGCCTCGCCCCGCCACCGAGTCCGGCTGCTGGTCTCGTCGTCCACCTCTCGCACGGGGCCGTGCTTGGCGTGCTGTTTGCTGGGCTGGCGAGTGCGCTGAACCTGGACACGTCCGGGAAACTGCTGGGACTCGGCGTCGGCTGGGGCGTGGTCACCTGGGCCGTCTTCGCGGCGCTCGTGATGCCGGTCTGGCTCAGCGTGGTCGGCTCGCCGGCCTCGCCCCCGTTCCCGAACTTCGCCCCCCCGTCGCTGCTGTGGCACGTCGTCTACGGCGCTGTCCTCGCGGTCGTCTACGCTGTGACCGCTGACCGGCTCTGA
- a CDS encoding helix-turn-helix domain-containing protein: MTPPAGEPRLFECATCGGVGIGDNRPECCDGPMETVETAEAAVDEPSLESLLRTVFDMSGTELDVCLCVMEGGELTVAELAEQIGYDRSVVARHLNHLADFGVVEKRRRIRPSGGHVYVYTPQPPEVVRERLRGEFLSWVRLATAQLDDLQREKVEAIADAGTDERQWTVFQEE, translated from the coding sequence ATGACACCCCCCGCTGGCGAACCGCGGCTGTTCGAGTGTGCGACCTGTGGCGGCGTCGGCATCGGCGACAACCGGCCGGAGTGCTGTGACGGGCCGATGGAGACGGTCGAGACGGCGGAGGCGGCGGTGGACGAGCCGTCGCTTGAGAGCCTGTTGCGGACCGTCTTCGACATGTCCGGCACCGAACTGGACGTCTGTCTCTGTGTGATGGAGGGCGGCGAACTGACCGTGGCGGAACTGGCCGAGCAGATAGGCTACGACCGCAGCGTCGTCGCGCGGCACCTCAACCACCTCGCCGACTTCGGCGTCGTCGAGAAGCGCCGCCGCATCAGGCCGTCGGGCGGGCACGTGTACGTCTACACGCCACAGCCGCCCGAAGTCGTGCGGGAGCGGCTCCGCGGGGAGTTCCTGTCGTGGGTCCGGCTGGCAACGGCACAACTGGACGACCTGCAGCGTGAGAAGGTCGAAGCGATAGCCGACGCCGGGACCGACGAGCGCCAGTGGACCGTGTTTCAGGAGGAGTAG
- a CDS encoding iron-sulfur cluster biogenesis protein NfuA — MSTDTEDANDLRERITNFLRRNFPQIQMHGGSAAIEEIDREEGSVTIRLGGACSGCGISPMTIQAIKTRMTKEIPEINEVTARTGMEQQEGMSGGSGGMSPSFPGESRGGDVGGDDDEGPEAPF, encoded by the coding sequence ATGAGCACTGACACAGAGGACGCCAACGACCTGCGCGAGCGAATCACGAACTTCCTGCGCCGCAACTTCCCCCAGATTCAGATGCACGGCGGGAGCGCGGCCATCGAGGAGATCGACCGCGAGGAAGGCAGCGTCACGATCCGCCTCGGCGGCGCCTGTTCCGGCTGTGGCATCTCGCCGATGACCATCCAGGCCATCAAGACGCGCATGACAAAGGAGATCCCGGAGATCAACGAGGTCACCGCGCGTACCGGGATGGAACAGCAGGAGGGGATGTCCGGCGGGAGCGGCGGCATGAGCCCCTCGTTCCCCGGCGAGTCCCGCGGTGGCGACGTTGGCGGCGACGACGACGAAGGCCCCGAAGCGCCGTTCTGA
- a CDS encoding RDD family protein codes for MAWFERPQPEMGTEGDVVWRRIVAIVIDVVLIGVVSSAITGILGQVRLAFLGSLLGLLIGFGYYIYLEGTYGQTIGKMALDIVVVTEDGDPIEYGPAAIRTVLRIVDALPAFYLIGIVAVLVTDRKQRLGDIVADTVVVRAGETAGMQ; via the coding sequence ATGGCCTGGTTCGAACGCCCACAGCCCGAGATGGGCACCGAGGGCGACGTAGTCTGGCGGCGCATCGTCGCGATAGTAATCGACGTCGTACTCATCGGCGTCGTCTCGTCGGCTATCACCGGGATTCTCGGGCAGGTTCGGCTCGCGTTCCTCGGGAGCCTGCTGGGACTTCTCATCGGCTTCGGCTACTACATCTACCTGGAGGGGACCTACGGACAGACAATCGGGAAGATGGCCCTCGACATCGTCGTCGTGACGGAGGACGGCGACCCAATCGAGTACGGGCCGGCGGCGATACGGACCGTGCTCCGCATCGTCGACGCGCTGCCGGCGTTCTACCTCATCGGCATCGTTGCCGTTCTCGTCACGGACCGCAAGCAGCGGCTTGGTGACATCGTCGCAGATACGGTCGTCGTCCGCGCCGGCGAAACCGCGGGTATGCAGTGA